Part of the Nicotiana tabacum cultivar K326 chromosome 20, ASM71507v2, whole genome shotgun sequence genome, tgtttataaaaatgccctccatattctctagctttaagagactttaaggataattttatctttaaccatactaatgcatgcattaatagccttggcATTACTAACGCCATGGTTTTCTATTCATTACTtttacataggataataccaaatatgatgtataactaatacaagtattagttatacacaagTTAAAAAAATGTACAAAACAATATATTTAATGCATAAAGTTAATGCttgtattattttttctaatacctcataccaaacgaccccttaaactTTAGGGAGcatttcttaaaattttaaacttatgcACAATGAGAACAGAAAAGATATATAAAGATCTTCAAATATTAGGCATTATGCAGGATGAAAACTTTTGTGCGATGGAATGAAAGTATACTTGAATATATTTTAATGAaattaattgaaaatattttaattatgtatattgtaacataatattttatcataagTGGTGCATTACAGTTTTAAAATATTTAGTCAAATTTTCTATACTTATCGGTAATTCTACAAAGAGCATGTGAATAAATGGGTAATTTTACAAAGACATTCTCTTATAGAGATGGTTATTGGTGCTAAAGGTAAAAAGATATTATAGAGAgataaaatataacataaaaattaattccaaaaataactTGGATTTTATAGTGAAGATAGTACTGTTATGTAATGATGATGTTACAAGGAAGTTTAACTGCACTATTTTTGTTAATATATTAATATATTccgttaaattatttttttacaattACAATATGTGATAGTTGGACGTGGTAATGACATCGTGTAGCCACTATAAGCATactgtttaaaatatattcacagtTTTCTACTTAAAGATTAGCCAATTTGCTCAAACTTCAGGACATAATATCCTAAAGTTTAAACTGCAGGACATCGTGTcctaaaattcaaaaattatatcCAGAAATTTGAATACTATgtcttgaattttaaattagcaaTTTAGAAATTCAGGATACTTAGTCTTATAGGACAGTAAAttctgaatttcaaattagcagctaAAAACTTCAGGAAACAAAAATTCAGGATATTTGATCATAAATTTTGAGCGAATTAACTAATCTTTAAACATATTATaaattatgaatatattttaaatagcagaCTTAATATTGGCTATTGATGTACTGCGCCCTCTATTGGATAAGTGTTTCACTTGATTGGTGCATTTGTTAAAAGTTATATAGGAGTATTCTTTTTGTCCcgaatttataataaataatattgTATAACCAATCTTAAAATATAATTGacgaaaaatatatattatatatattatataaaaatatgtataaattttatacagAATATAAATAATGCTAAAATTCTCATTTggcatttatttctttttccaCTCGGCCAATTAACGTTACGAATAGCGACTAAAAATTCACCTTTTCGACGACCGGGAATTGGAAAGGCGACCATATCACCAGCCATGTCAGTACACGACCAAGCGGCGGCGGCCGTGAAACTAGCTATGGCGGCGGACGGGGCACTTGTCGGCCTAGCCCTAGCGTACATTGCCGTACGGAGTATTTTCATCTTCAAAGCCAACTCTTCCGCCCTTCACAAAATCAACGACGCGCCGTCCCTCCGCGTCTCTGATCTCCGTTCCGTAATTTCGTCGTCTTCTGAAAGTAATGTCAATTCTGATCAATCCGATGATGGCGGTAAGCTTGTGATCATTCGCGGTACAGTGGAGGCGAAATCTGCTGTTGAGGGTAACTGGAAGAGCTTAAGGGCTAATATTCTCTCCGCTCACGAGTCTGCTGAAAAAGGCGTTATCTTGCAACGCACTCAAACTGtaatttcttcaattattttcgttttatttattttaagttaATACTTATCATGTTCAATTTTTTTGTGCACTAACTCCAATTATAGTAGAGTCCGGATAAAGGAACAGGGCTATAGTTGTGTGCAAACTTGAAAGTCAGTGCTACCTAAGTCAATTTATCATGAATCCATGCAGTATTGGATGCGTTAAGATATGCTTTTTAGGCACGTAACATCCTTATTTGGGTGTGATGAAAAAGATGAATCTTGCAATAGAcaaaaactgtaatttttctattattttcttttaaaagaaggttggatatttcatatTTAACTTGTTTGTGCACACTTTAACTCTGTATATATGAGAGTCTGGATACAGGATTAGGATTAGTGAGGCGTTTAGGTTTGGTTGACAGTCAATCTAAAATTAGTCAAATTTCTCGTAATAATGGATGCATTAGGATGTGTCTTTGTAGACACGTGCTATAACGGTATCCAAGTGTGGTGAAAAAAAGTCAATTACATTATTTGATTCACACGGTTTCGCAAGCTGGTTATCATGAACCGCTTGCTCTTGTATTTTTAATAACTTGTCCTACATTTAGTTAAATGTTGACGCTCAATTGAAAGAAAGAGCAAACAATTATATGCTTAGCTCGTGTCCCAGGAATCCCTAGACCCAAAGAGAGGACACAGGCTAATCCTTACGAGAGGAGAAGCTGGTGAAAAGCATAGAGCGTGCGTGCTACGCTTGGCTGCCTGTGTGTGGGGGTAGTCATGGGCTGCATTCCAGCTTCGGCCCATGACCCCTTGACCGCCCCCAGGTAGTATGTCTTAAAGACAATACTTTTGTAATGAAATGGGTTAAAATAGAGCTGAATtttgaggattcatatagcttaTCCTAAGTTGTTTGGATTGATGCGCAGTAGTTGCTGTTGTTACATTGTAAAAATCAACAGCCATTATCTAATGGTTATGGACATCCTTCAGTGTTTCGAAGTACTTTTTGAACAGTGTCCTTCAAACAGAAACCACTTGCTATTGTTAAGCTGGAAATATGATCCTGATGACACAACTACTTCATTAGCAATCTATGTCTGCCTGCTGCTGTATTGTTAATTCTTATGTGCATCTTTTTTTCCCAGTGAATTTTGGCAGAACACTGATGTTCGTTGTCTTGTCTTTTATAGTGTATCTACAATGAATGGAGAGGCTTCTTTGGGTGGACTGGTGATCTACGTTCAATATTTCCAAGATACTGGAAGGAACAAGATTCTTCCTCTTTGAGAATGGTAATGTGAATTTTCCAGTATTGCTAATCTTTGGCAATTTTATTTTTTGCCATAATTTCTGCTGGTTATGTGAAAATATTGTAGGAAGCTATTATTCcttggcccttgataggaaggtgtggaggtcgaaaaTTAAGGTAGAAGTTAGTAAGTAGTCGAGGATATTTCTGTTTCGTACCGAGGGTATTAGGGTTGGTATGGTTGTTTTTCTTGTCTTTTGCTAGTATTTCATGCTGTTTCCCTATTATCTTCTACTGCGGTCTCTTAATATCTTGCTGTTGTTACTGCTTGTTGTGGCTACCGCTTGTTGTGGCTACCGCTTCCTTCTATATATTTTTCTGGCTTTGAGATTGTTGTTTCTATCTTTCTGGCCCTATTTGTTGATATTACTTGTTTCTACTATTTCTTTTCATCTTTCTTGAGCggagggtctatcagaaatagcctctctacagatcccacttgtgggattccacTGGGTTGTCGTTGTTGAAGCTATTATCCCAGACTTTCTCAACTTTTTTATACTTTATCTATTTGCTTTTGCTCTTTTCGTTCGACTCTAATTTAATGTTCTCATCTAAGATTTTTATGTACTCTCTATTTGACATCCTTGGAGGAATATCGTACTCGTCTACCTGGTAAGGTTGTGAATAGGAAGAATAAcatgcgagatggccagactAGTTGTTTCTCACATGATCAGATTTTTTGCATGAACCATCTCAATTTGAAGGAACAAGGCTTGAGTGGATTTTTTTCAATGAATGGCTAATATGAGAGCTTTTcgtttctcttttccttttcttctctcctATTGGAGCATTGCACTCTTTTCTCGCTTGGTTCTGGTTGTAATTTCTCTGCATAAAATGTCTCTCCTACTTGTTATATTTGATCTAGTTAATACACTCCATGTTTGTAACTGCTGTGTTTTTGCCTACTAATAAGTGTCATAAAGTTCTCTTTGTTTTCATAATATAAGCTTTTGTGCATCTCTATCTTCGGCTCAGGTtccttttgttattgttgaagcTGGGAGGTGGCCACAACCTGAATATGTTAATGTGAACATGGATAGCTCAAGGCATCCCCTACCTCTTGTGACAGTTTATCATCACTTGCAGCCTGTAAACGCTACTCCGCTCACTTTCCTCCAGGCGCTCTTTGGTCATCCCTATCCTGTAAGCTGAAAATTATGTTGTGTATATAGGCTTCTTGACCATTTGGTTGATCTTTTATACATCTTTTAAAGTTTGCCCATCTTCCTGCAACTCATGCAACATACTGTTTTCCGTCTCAAAGGTTGGGGTATTGGATGAAGAAAAAATTCTGCCACTTGGAAAAGATATAACAGCTGTTGGTGTTTGCAGCTCAAAAGATGGGATTTTGGAGATCAAATCATGCAAGGACCTACCCTATTTCTTGTAAGGAAGGCGTACAGAATAGTTGTTTTAATAAGTTGATAAAACATGATGCTCTTTCTTTTCATGGGACTTTATGACTTACGAAATTTTCACCTGGCACTAGTTAGACAACTTGTTCTGCCAAATGAGGTTGACGATTGTCATTCTTGCATTTGTTAAATtttttttcctaaattttcctcaaacctctcttagatgattttttcttctttgtgtGACCCTAAATGTGAAGTAAGTCTGTGTACCTTATTGGTGAAAGTGAATACTTGATATTCAAA contains:
- the LOC107779675 gene encoding E3 ubiquitin-protein ligase SPL2-like, yielding MSVHDQAAAAVKLAMAADGALVGLALAYIAVRSIFIFKANSSALHKINDAPSLRVSDLRSVISSSSESNVNSDQSDDGGKLVIIRGTVEAKSAVEGNWKSLRANILSAHESAEKGVILQRTQTCIYNEWRGFFGWTGDLRSIFPRYWKEQDSSSLRMVPFVIVEAGRWPQPEYVNVNMDSSRHPLPLVTVYHHLQPVNATPLTFLQALFGHPYPVGVLDEEKILPLGKDITAVGVCSSKDGILEIKSCKDLPYFLSDMTKDQMLVDLAFKTKVLLWSGVVLGLFAVGVLGYAAVRNWNRWKERRHQRQVQQQNASASNEADSQISADEETGDVPDGQLCVICLMRRRRSAFVPCGHLVCCQRCALSVERDLAPKCPVCRQTIRCSVMIYDS